A region from the uncultured Macellibacteroides sp. genome encodes:
- a CDS encoding polysaccharide biosynthesis tyrosine autokinase gives MQPDNSQTYQHPTADNGLVIRTFILNYLSYWKWFLISIVLLVTLGFLYLKTQSYIYENSVAVLLKDENTASEETLLLQDLGMNAGKSNIENEIALFKSPDLAAKVITSLELYTTYRKVGKWGFNDRELYGNAPVYLRWEDIEPEKIPAPITFTFIPDGKEYNVNGIYRSVPFKARIKTFPSYLKLSMGRFYISKNAVIDPEFVRMPYEFTVSISNPASLSRAMAASLSVTQSSKQSSVLTLSIQTENQSKGLDYLKQLIYFYNEDAKNDKNMVAHNTAVFIDERIREISVELGVVEKRVENFRQEKQLTDISAEAQLFLGQTDINEQKRLEVETQLNLIRFVEEFIRREANTNKLIPNLGVSDAGLVAVINSYNQLLLQKERLESSSSESNPALIQLKGQVAGMRQSIQASLTNVRRASEIALQELDRQNTVTNARIQNIPAVERQYKDILRQQEVKNNLFVFLLQKREETALTQAAVAPKAKIVSKPFTTDQPVSPNRSVVMLVFLLTGCVLPVAGIFVRDLFHTQIEGIKDLEPLQDIDVIGDIPAIRQLKGVSLIVKENDDSPVVELFRTLRNNLLFMLNEPRKKVVMVTSTVPGEGKTLISINLARSLSLMDKKVLLIGGDIRSPKLSHNLSLTKDSHGLSSILAGMDDDYKTLAHELFPNFHVLQSGAVPPNPNELFSRHTLETLFLRLRKEYDYIVIDSAPVGVVSDSFMLNRVADLTLFIMREKLTQKDTVHFLNSIKRDNRLKNLAVVLNGTTVDGNYGSYKYGYKYSYRYGYSQHYGYKSAENHK, from the coding sequence ATGCAACCCGACAATAGTCAGACGTATCAGCACCCTACTGCTGATAACGGGCTGGTAATCCGAACGTTTATTTTAAATTACCTTTCTTACTGGAAATGGTTTCTTATAAGTATTGTTCTTTTGGTGACGCTGGGATTCCTGTATCTCAAAACCCAGTCCTACATCTATGAGAATAGTGTTGCGGTTTTACTGAAAGACGAGAATACGGCCTCCGAAGAGACCCTTCTTTTGCAAGATCTGGGAATGAACGCTGGTAAGAGCAACATCGAAAACGAGATAGCCTTATTCAAATCTCCCGACCTGGCTGCGAAAGTAATTACTTCACTCGAATTGTATACCACGTACAGGAAAGTGGGGAAGTGGGGATTCAACGACCGCGAATTATATGGCAATGCACCGGTGTATCTGCGATGGGAAGACATCGAGCCGGAAAAAATACCTGCCCCCATTACTTTTACCTTTATTCCTGATGGGAAGGAATATAATGTAAACGGAATCTACAGAAGTGTTCCTTTCAAGGCCAGAATCAAAACATTTCCTTCGTATCTGAAGCTTTCCATGGGTCGCTTTTACATCAGCAAAAATGCGGTAATTGATCCGGAGTTTGTTCGTATGCCTTACGAATTTACTGTAAGCATCAGTAATCCGGCTTCGCTTTCGCGTGCTATGGCAGCCAGTCTCTCTGTAACCCAATCGTCAAAACAATCGTCGGTGCTAACTTTAAGTATCCAGACTGAGAATCAAAGCAAGGGGTTGGATTACCTGAAACAGCTTATCTATTTTTATAACGAAGATGCCAAGAACGACAAGAACATGGTGGCCCACAATACCGCTGTTTTTATAGACGAGCGTATCAGGGAAATATCTGTCGAACTAGGGGTGGTCGAGAAAAGAGTAGAAAATTTCCGTCAGGAAAAGCAATTGACAGATATCTCTGCCGAAGCACAACTCTTTCTTGGTCAGACAGACATCAACGAGCAGAAGCGGCTGGAGGTGGAAACGCAGCTAAACCTGATCCGTTTTGTGGAAGAATTTATCCGGCGCGAGGCAAATACAAATAAACTGATCCCCAACCTCGGAGTAAGCGATGCCGGTTTGGTGGCGGTAATCAATAGTTACAATCAGCTACTGTTGCAGAAAGAGCGGCTCGAGTCCTCTTCATCAGAAAGCAATCCCGCGCTAATCCAGCTGAAAGGTCAGGTTGCCGGCATGCGGCAGAGCATTCAGGCATCCCTTACCAATGTGAGGCGTGCCTCCGAAATAGCCTTGCAGGAGTTGGACCGGCAAAATACGGTAACCAATGCCCGTATCCAGAATATTCCTGCTGTCGAACGTCAGTACAAGGATATTCTCCGTCAACAGGAAGTAAAGAACAACCTGTTTGTGTTTCTGTTGCAAAAACGCGAAGAAACAGCTCTAACTCAGGCAGCCGTAGCACCCAAAGCCAAGATTGTGTCTAAGCCATTTACAACCGATCAACCTGTTTCACCCAACCGTTCTGTGGTGATGCTTGTGTTTCTTTTAACAGGCTGCGTTTTACCCGTTGCCGGTATCTTTGTCCGCGATCTTTTTCATACACAAATAGAAGGAATTAAAGATCTGGAACCACTTCAGGATATCGACGTTATTGGCGATATCCCGGCTATCCGTCAGCTAAAAGGAGTCTCTTTGATTGTGAAAGAAAACGACGATAGTCCGGTTGTGGAACTTTTTAGAACACTACGCAACAACCTGCTCTTTATGCTAAACGAACCCCGAAAGAAGGTTGTAATGGTAACCTCCACCGTTCCCGGCGAAGGTAAAACATTGATCAGCATTAACCTGGCCCGCAGTCTTTCGCTGATGGATAAAAAGGTATTGCTTATCGGAGGCGATATACGTAGTCCAAAACTAAGCCACAACTTATCCTTAACCAAAGATTCGCATGGCTTATCATCCATCCTTGCAGGAATGGACGACGATTACAAAACTTTGGCACACGAACTGTTTCCTAATTTTCATGTGTTGCAATCGGGAGCAGTACCCCCTAACCCCAACGAGTTGTTTTCAAGACATACCCTCGAAACACTCTTTCTTCGTTTGCGGAAAGAGTACGATTATATTGTAATTGATTCGGCACCGGTAGGAGTGGTGTCAGACTCCTTTATGCTAAACCGGGTGGCAGACCTTACCCTTTTTATCATGCGCGAAAAGTTAACGCAGAAAGATACGGTTCATTTTCTGAACAGCATCAAGCGCGACAACCGTCTAAAAAATCTGGCAGTGGTACTCAATGGTACAACTGTCGACGGCAATTACGGAAGTTATAAATACGGATATAAATATTCTTACAGGTATGGATATAGTCAGCACTATGGCTATAAATCCGCCGAGAATCACAAATAA
- a CDS encoding glycosyltransferase family 2 protein yields MKPFVSVIIPIYKVEAYLPKTIESCLAQTLRDIEIILVDDGSPDNCPALIDRYACADTRIKAIHKTNEGVTLARKAGLSIAEGEYIFYLDGDDYLAPDALESLYYPAKEKDADFVVGDFIIEEPDGRHRDKKFYNFREADNLTFLRYCFREGDFYFTGRLILRNLIVNARLNIPSSITFGEDNVAVVQLAYKLRKAIKVNQPILYYVQREGSVTNILKKSDLKQRFNACNFVIGYARQKGFYDQMKTEIQIFALRQISIGLVGGYIDKGLANDYLTLPFNRNMYLKDNLDKKERFFLSLASVNLTGAICLFHLLKTIKRIFHHSYEK; encoded by the coding sequence ATGAAACCATTCGTATCTGTTATCATCCCTATATATAAGGTGGAGGCCTATTTACCCAAAACCATCGAATCCTGTCTCGCACAAACACTGCGCGATATAGAAATCATATTGGTAGACGATGGGAGTCCGGATAATTGTCCGGCTCTGATAGACCGTTACGCCTGTGCCGATACCCGCATAAAAGCGATACATAAAACAAACGAAGGAGTAACACTTGCACGTAAAGCGGGTCTGAGTATAGCAGAAGGAGAATACATTTTCTATCTCGACGGCGACGACTATCTGGCACCTGATGCTTTGGAATCGCTCTATTATCCCGCAAAAGAAAAAGACGCGGATTTTGTAGTAGGCGATTTCATTATAGAGGAACCGGATGGGCGGCATCGCGACAAGAAGTTTTACAATTTCAGAGAAGCTGATAATCTTACTTTCCTGCGCTATTGTTTCCGTGAAGGCGACTTCTATTTTACCGGGCGGCTTATCCTGCGCAATTTAATTGTCAACGCCCGGCTAAACATCCCTTCGTCAATCACATTTGGCGAAGATAATGTGGCAGTGGTTCAATTGGCTTACAAACTGCGCAAGGCCATAAAAGTAAATCAACCCATTCTTTATTATGTCCAACGAGAAGGTTCGGTAACCAACATTCTAAAAAAATCGGATCTGAAACAGCGGTTCAATGCCTGTAATTTTGTGATCGGGTATGCCCGTCAAAAAGGATTTTACGACCAGATGAAAACCGAAATCCAGATTTTTGCGCTTAGGCAGATTTCTATAGGGCTGGTGGGTGGATATATAGACAAAGGTCTTGCCAACGATTATCTTACACTACCATTCAACCGGAATATGTATTTGAAAGATAATCTGGATAAAAAAGAGCGGTTTTTCCTTTCGCTGGCTTCTGTAAATTTAACAGGAGCAATCTGCCTGTTTCACCTTTTGAAAACTATAAAGAGAATATTCCATCATTCCTATGAAAAATAA
- a CDS encoding lysophospholipid acyltransferase family protein — protein sequence MKRILYILYTWIIFVPVFLVLTLLTALTTIVGCFLGGERIFAYWPGRIWSWLTCHLALCPVKVRGRENIPSGQSCIFVSNHQGAFDIFLIYGFLGVPFKWVMKSGIKKIPFVGDACRAAGFIFVEKATPGGTANIIREAEKYLSNGVSIVIFPEGSRTYNGKMVRFRKGAFQLATDLNMPLVPITLNGPYEVLPIGSLNLRRHSLEMIIHPAVSPAGADSNHKGLELLAEQTRQTISAELWNCYR from the coding sequence ATGAAGCGCATACTGTATATACTATACACATGGATTATTTTTGTGCCTGTGTTTCTTGTGCTAACTTTATTAACCGCACTTACAACAATTGTTGGGTGCTTTTTGGGAGGAGAACGAATATTTGCCTATTGGCCGGGTAGAATATGGTCCTGGCTTACATGCCATTTAGCTTTGTGTCCTGTTAAGGTACGCGGGCGAGAAAACATACCTTCCGGGCAATCCTGTATTTTTGTGTCCAATCACCAGGGAGCTTTCGACATCTTTCTGATTTATGGATTTCTGGGTGTTCCCTTTAAATGGGTTATGAAGTCTGGTATTAAAAAAATTCCTTTTGTTGGAGATGCTTGCCGGGCAGCAGGCTTTATTTTTGTAGAGAAAGCCACTCCAGGGGGAACGGCCAACATCATTCGAGAAGCAGAAAAATATCTTTCAAACGGTGTATCTATCGTAATTTTCCCTGAAGGATCCAGAACGTACAACGGGAAAATGGTTCGCTTCCGCAAGGGAGCATTTCAGTTGGCGACAGACCTAAACATGCCCTTGGTTCCGATAACGCTTAATGGCCCTTATGAAGTACTTCCCATAGGAAGTCTTAACCTGCGCAGGCATTCGCTGGAGATGATTATCCATCCTGCAGTTTCTCCTGCAGGAGCTGATTCCAATCATAAAGGGTTGGAATTATTGGCCGAACAAACCAGGCAGACTATTTCTGCAGAGCTATGGAATTGTTACCGTTAA
- a CDS encoding NAD-dependent epimerase/dehydratase family protein, producing the protein MIRVGITGQSGFIGTNLYNTLGLYPGEFERIPFHDDFFHEDIALRKFVKQCDVIIHLSALNRHSYPKVLYDTNMRLVKQLISTLDAEKVTPFVIFASSIQEERDNAFGKSKRDGRLMLEDWAVRRGASFSGLILPNVYGPFARPYNNSFVATFSYQLTHEEIPEVHQDSDVKLVYISNLCDLIIQKIRTQARKVVRLVSRYEVSWDFQHKVSEILSLFQQYRELYLKQGIIPEMNDRNDYNLFNTFRSYIELSSHFPVKLDQHPDLLGMLVENSQMGVGGQLSFFTTLPGATRGNHYHTRSLKRLTVIKGKALVRMRQVGTDEIFEFELDGNIPSYVDIPIWHVHNLTNTGDEPLYIQLWKNELYQTDNEDTYYEQV; encoded by the coding sequence ATGATTCGTGTCGGCATTACCGGACAATCCGGATTTATAGGTACAAACCTATATAACACACTGGGACTCTATCCCGGCGAATTTGAACGAATCCCTTTCCACGACGATTTCTTTCATGAAGATATTGCGTTGCGAAAATTTGTAAAACAGTGCGATGTAATTATCCATCTGTCTGCTTTGAACCGACATTCTTATCCAAAGGTCTTATACGATACCAACATGCGTCTTGTAAAACAGCTGATTTCTACCTTGGATGCCGAAAAGGTAACTCCCTTTGTAATTTTCGCCTCCTCTATTCAGGAAGAACGCGATAATGCTTTTGGTAAATCCAAACGTGACGGTCGCCTGATGCTGGAAGATTGGGCTGTACGCCGGGGTGCCTCCTTTTCAGGATTGATTCTACCCAATGTATATGGACCTTTTGCCAGACCATACAACAATTCCTTTGTTGCCACTTTCTCTTATCAGCTTACCCATGAAGAAATACCAGAAGTACATCAAGACAGCGATGTAAAGCTGGTATATATAAGCAATCTTTGCGATCTTATTATTCAAAAGATACGTACACAGGCGCGAAAAGTAGTCCGTCTTGTTTCGCGTTACGAGGTATCATGGGATTTTCAACACAAAGTATCCGAAATACTAAGCTTGTTTCAGCAATATAGAGAACTCTATCTAAAGCAAGGAATTATTCCGGAGATGAACGACAGGAACGACTACAACCTTTTCAATACATTTCGCAGTTATATTGAATTGTCCTCCCATTTTCCTGTAAAACTGGATCAGCACCCCGATTTGCTGGGAATGCTTGTCGAAAACTCACAAATGGGAGTAGGAGGTCAGCTTTCATTTTTCACCACCCTTCCCGGAGCGACTCGTGGTAACCATTATCATACCCGTTCCCTGAAGCGGCTAACAGTTATTAAAGGAAAAGCTCTTGTCAGGATGCGTCAGGTAGGAACTGATGAAATCTTCGAATTCGAACTTGATGGCAACATTCCTTCCTATGTAGATATACCGATATGGCATGTCCACAACCTGACAAACACAGGTGATGAGCCGTTGTACATCCAGCTTTGGAAAAACGAATTGTATCAAACCGACAACGAAGACACTTATTATGAGCAGGTCTAG
- a CDS encoding polysaccharide biosynthesis/export family protein — MKNFKLLLVVGTVLSLASCGSTAHIPYLIGAENLSEQQFKETSRIYEGRVMPNDILTITVNTTVPEAAVPFNLPLAPANANAINSLQISSGAGLQAYVVNNQGQIEFPVLGKLFVNGLTRVELQNLIKSKIYPEYLKEEPIINVRFQNYKISVLGEVGRPGSFTSPSEQCTLFDALAMAGDLTIYGKRENVLLIRESTDGSKSVFRINLQDRDLMLNPELYYLRQNDVIIVEPNKTKARAAGIGSSEMFTISIVSTLISVATLIVTALR; from the coding sequence ATGAAAAACTTTAAGCTTTTATTGGTTGTCGGTACAGTATTGTCTCTTGCCTCTTGTGGATCTACAGCCCATATCCCCTATCTTATCGGAGCAGAAAATCTCAGCGAACAACAATTTAAGGAAACCTCCAGAATTTACGAAGGCAGAGTCATGCCCAACGATATTCTCACTATTACTGTAAACACAACGGTCCCCGAAGCAGCAGTCCCTTTTAACCTGCCATTGGCTCCTGCCAACGCAAACGCCATTAATTCATTGCAAATAAGTTCCGGAGCAGGACTGCAAGCCTATGTAGTCAATAATCAGGGGCAAATCGAATTCCCTGTATTGGGGAAACTATTCGTAAACGGACTTACCCGTGTAGAGCTTCAAAACCTTATCAAAAGCAAAATATACCCCGAGTACCTGAAAGAGGAACCCATTATTAATGTACGCTTTCAGAATTATAAGATATCCGTATTGGGAGAGGTGGGTCGTCCCGGTTCATTTACTTCACCCAGCGAACAATGTACCTTGTTCGATGCGCTTGCCATGGCGGGCGACCTTACCATTTATGGAAAACGCGAAAATGTGCTACTTATCCGCGAATCCACCGATGGGAGCAAAAGTGTGTTCCGTATAAATCTGCAGGACCGCGACCTGATGCTCAATCCGGAACTCTACTACCTCCGGCAGAATGATGTAATCATCGTAGAACCCAATAAAACAAAAGCACGTGCTGCTGGGATCGGTTCGTCCGAAATGTTTACCATATCAATCGTTTCCACCCTTATTTCAGTGGCTACGCTTATAGTAACAGCACTCCGATAA
- a CDS encoding NAD-dependent epimerase/dehydratase family protein, with protein MKVLVTGGAGSTGYNLCETLLNRGNHVTCLADSLNGKIEYFLPLICLYPLTFSLIEGDLCRMAVCRQAVAGKQCVFHDVQIGNFLYLLIASRDAGVSRFVCCENPDQTNLQVINQYIPDVENQVFNTTLGYRTTYKQQISNLLK; from the coding sequence ATGAAAGTTTTAGTAACCGGAGGCGCCGGATCAACAGGATACAATCTCTGTGAAACATTGCTAAACAGAGGAAACCATGTTACCTGTTTGGCTGATTCTCTAAACGGAAAGATCGAATACTTCCTGCCTCTCATTTGTCTCTATCCACTTACTTTCAGTTTGATTGAAGGCGATTTGTGCCGAATGGCGGTTTGTCGGCAAGCAGTAGCCGGCAAGCAATGTGTATTTCACGATGTACAGATCGGAAACTTTCTTTATCTCCTCATCGCATCGCGCGATGCAGGCGTAAGCCGTTTTGTTTGTTGCGAAAATCCGGACCAGACCAACTTGCAGGTCATCAACCAATACATTCCCGATGTGGAGAATCAGGTTTTCAATACCACCTTGGGATATCGTACCACTTACAAACAGCAAATAAGCAATCTTCTTAAATGA
- a CDS encoding glycosyltransferase, which produces MSRSRILCVTDDLGSGGAQRQLVEIALFLCQIGYDVEFLVYKPENSQEPILKQQGIKVMRIPACGFFSRICRMRKIIRGGNYNLVVAFRRTPAFICEVAGLPRRKWKLAVSERSSRRNKAKTLLGRFYPYFHKFADCIICNTFTNSTVVMESNPQIKAENVHVIYNCHDFSNWRQPRPVPTETDSSTLRMVIAARVNDISNLKVLMDAMLHLTPQERAALRVEWYNCGSKEIGSPELLESFNQQIQQKRLHLFVRRAPYDMNEMIADSDIVGLFSFSEKLPRELCSAMASGKPIISANVSDMPLLVEDGRGGFLCDASDHLSVASALHKMIRSTNLQRHEMGRYNTQRARFLFSNEHTVQRYVVLFQKLLNNFST; this is translated from the coding sequence ATGAGCAGGTCTAGAATTTTATGTGTTACCGACGACCTTGGATCCGGTGGTGCGCAGCGTCAGCTGGTCGAGATAGCACTCTTTCTCTGTCAGATAGGATATGATGTCGAATTTCTGGTTTATAAACCGGAAAATTCGCAGGAACCAATACTCAAACAGCAAGGCATCAAGGTTATGCGGATTCCTGCTTGTGGTTTCTTTAGCCGTATTTGCCGTATGCGGAAAATCATTCGGGGAGGCAATTACAATCTGGTTGTCGCATTCCGTCGCACACCGGCCTTTATCTGCGAAGTGGCAGGATTGCCCAGGCGCAAATGGAAACTGGCAGTCAGCGAACGAAGTTCCCGCCGAAATAAGGCCAAGACTTTACTGGGGCGCTTTTATCCTTATTTTCACAAGTTCGCAGACTGTATCATATGCAATACGTTCACAAACAGTACGGTGGTGATGGAATCAAACCCGCAGATTAAAGCCGAAAATGTACATGTAATCTATAACTGTCACGACTTTTCAAACTGGCGGCAACCCCGGCCTGTGCCTACAGAAACAGATAGTTCAACGCTCCGGATGGTTATCGCAGCACGGGTAAACGACATAAGCAATCTAAAGGTACTGATGGATGCCATGCTCCATCTTACCCCCCAGGAGCGTGCTGCGCTTAGGGTTGAATGGTATAATTGCGGTTCAAAAGAGATTGGAAGCCCGGAACTACTCGAAAGCTTCAACCAGCAGATACAGCAAAAGAGATTGCACCTCTTTGTACGGCGTGCCCCCTACGATATGAACGAAATGATTGCCGATTCCGACATCGTTGGCCTTTTTAGCTTTTCCGAAAAGTTGCCCAGGGAGCTTTGCTCGGCAATGGCAAGCGGAAAGCCCATCATCTCTGCGAACGTATCAGACATGCCCCTTTTGGTGGAAGACGGCAGGGGCGGCTTTTTGTGTGATGCCTCCGACCACTTAAGTGTAGCATCAGCTCTTCATAAAATGATAAGAAGCACCAATTTGCAACGCCACGAAATGGGTCGCTATAACACGCAGCGCGCACGTTTCCTCTTCAGCAACGAACACACAGTACAGCGGTATGTTGTACTCTTTCAGAAACTTCTGAATAATTTCTCTACTTAA
- a CDS encoding capsule assembly Wzi family protein, with protein MSVIKFENKMKLYGLLATIAAAFFFTAELQAQNVTGSDSTTWEAEAFSSIASGTYTPFWMASNRYGLVPLEAGNGYLLAGVKHERGLGNSWRWQAGVSMAAIEPRYRSVLVQELYAGISYKSLQLTAGSKENYTSLWDRELSSGDMVLSTNARPIPEINLSMPVFTVVPYTKGWLQIKGDFAVGRSFDTDYLDQYIRNGVTYVQNVFWHHKSGYFRICDSRGSFPFSATVGIQHRVQWGGESNNPRIGKQPQSLGDFLRVIAGSEGGEGATASDKINVLGNHFGSYDMEIAYKGKGWSLKGYHQKYFEDKSGMELANGTDGLWGIQVDLPSFSLLRKVVVEHVVTRNQSGQFHFLEFDHEAHPGRGGGNDSYYNNGEYTTGVSYFNRGLGSPLIPSPEYNNNGTLGFPNSRVSDWHLGLAGALSDQVEYRLLGTVMNTYGSHSQPFRNIKRGVSGLLDITYRHPQLNGWKFTGTVAADGRELFGRSLGVSLRITKTGLLKAW; from the coding sequence ATGAGCGTTATAAAATTTGAGAATAAGATGAAATTATATGGTTTACTGGCAACCATCGCGGCTGCTTTTTTCTTTACGGCAGAGTTACAAGCTCAAAACGTAACGGGATCTGATAGTACTACCTGGGAGGCAGAAGCATTTAGTTCGATAGCTAGTGGTACGTATACCCCTTTCTGGATGGCAAGCAACCGATATGGGCTCGTTCCTTTGGAAGCGGGTAATGGTTATCTTCTGGCAGGAGTTAAGCACGAAAGGGGACTGGGTAACAGTTGGCGGTGGCAGGCTGGTGTAAGTATGGCTGCCATCGAACCACGTTACCGCTCTGTTCTTGTTCAGGAATTATATGCCGGAATTTCTTATAAAAGCTTACAGCTTACGGCGGGTAGCAAAGAAAACTATACATCTCTATGGGATAGGGAGCTGAGCTCGGGAGATATGGTCCTTTCCACGAACGCGCGGCCCATTCCTGAAATAAATTTGAGCATGCCTGTTTTTACGGTGGTGCCGTATACCAAGGGATGGCTGCAGATAAAGGGGGATTTTGCTGTGGGACGTTCTTTTGACACGGATTACCTTGATCAGTATATACGAAATGGAGTTACCTATGTACAGAATGTGTTTTGGCATCATAAGTCAGGCTACTTTCGGATATGCGACAGCCGGGGAAGTTTCCCTTTTTCGGCTACTGTGGGCATTCAGCACCGGGTACAGTGGGGAGGCGAGTCCAACAACCCACGCATTGGAAAGCAACCTCAGTCTTTAGGTGATTTTTTACGGGTAATAGCAGGCAGCGAAGGAGGCGAAGGGGCAACGGCGTCTGACAAGATTAATGTGCTGGGTAATCATTTCGGATCGTATGATATGGAGATTGCTTACAAAGGAAAGGGTTGGTCGTTGAAGGGATACCATCAAAAATATTTTGAGGATAAATCGGGCATGGAACTTGCCAATGGCACAGATGGATTGTGGGGTATTCAGGTTGATTTGCCTTCGTTTTCTTTGCTTAGAAAGGTGGTAGTGGAACATGTTGTGACGCGCAATCAAAGCGGACAATTCCATTTCCTTGAATTTGATCACGAAGCACATCCCGGCCGGGGTGGTGGAAATGATAGTTATTATAATAACGGAGAGTATACGACTGGAGTTTCTTACTTTAACAGGGGCTTGGGTTCGCCATTGATTCCATCGCCCGAATACAATAATAATGGTACACTTGGATTTCCCAACAGCAGGGTAAGCGACTGGCATCTGGGATTAGCGGGGGCACTTTCGGATCAGGTTGAATATCGTTTGCTTGGTACGGTGATGAATACGTACGGATCGCACAGTCAGCCTTTCCGCAATATTAAAAGAGGCGTTTCCGGCTTGCTGGATATTACTTACAGACATCCGCAACTGAATGGGTGGAAGTTTACCGGTACAGTGGCTGCTGATGGTCGCGAATTGTTTGGCAGAAGTCTGGGAGTAAGTCTTAGGATTACTAAAACCGGGTTACTCAAAGCCTGGTAA